A region from the Flavobacteriales bacterium genome encodes:
- a CDS encoding 6-phosphofructokinase, translating into MSSPSLHRIAVLTSGGDAPGMNAAIRAVVRSAHFHGIECVGVMDGYDGLVRGDFRPLGPRDVANIVQRGGTVLRSARSTAFKTPEGRANAALELSSAGVQALICIGGGGTQTGAHALATEQGVRVMGIASTIDNDLGGSDRTLGFDTACNTLLEAIDRLRDTAASYGRIFFVEVMGRDTGFIALHTGIAAGAEYVMVPERKESVDELVHVLLHRSKEKGSCIVVVAEGDEEGGAFKLAEQVKQRCPQFDIRVSVLGHIARGGSPSLADRVLAARLGTAAVEGLLAGKHHCVAGIVRGEITYTPHAEAIATRKHLEPDLFRLVQMLAV; encoded by the coding sequence ATGTCCTCCCCTTCCCTCCACCGCATCGCCGTCCTCACCTCCGGCGGTGATGCCCCCGGCATGAACGCTGCCATCCGCGCGGTGGTGCGCAGTGCGCATTTCCATGGTATTGAATGCGTTGGCGTTATGGACGGTTACGACGGCCTGGTGCGCGGCGACTTCCGGCCGCTGGGCCCGCGCGATGTGGCCAACATCGTGCAGCGCGGTGGCACGGTGCTGCGCAGCGCCCGCAGCACGGCGTTCAAAACGCCCGAGGGCCGTGCGAACGCTGCGTTGGAATTGTCGTCGGCCGGCGTGCAAGCGCTGATCTGCATCGGTGGCGGTGGCACCCAAACAGGAGCACATGCCCTAGCCACGGAACAAGGCGTGCGCGTGATGGGCATCGCGAGCACCATCGATAACGACCTGGGCGGCAGCGACCGAACGCTCGGTTTCGACACGGCGTGCAACACGCTGCTGGAAGCCATTGACCGCTTGCGCGATACGGCTGCCAGCTATGGCCGCATCTTCTTCGTGGAAGTGATGGGCCGGGACACGGGCTTCATCGCGTTGCACACCGGCATTGCCGCCGGTGCCGAATACGTGATGGTGCCGGAACGCAAGGAGAGCGTGGATGAACTGGTGCACGTGCTTCTGCACCGGAGCAAGGAGAAGGGCAGTTGTATCGTGGTGGTGGCCGAGGGCGACGAAGAGGGCGGCGCGTTCAAGCTGGCCGAGCAGGTGAAACAGCGCTGCCCACAGTTCGACATCCGGGTGAGCGTGTTGGGGCACATCGCGCGGGGTGGAAGTCCCTCGCTGGCGGACCGCGTGCTGGCCGCGCGGCTGGGCACCGCCGCCGTGGAAGGCTTGCTGGCCGGCAAACACCATTGCGTGGCGGGCATTGTACGCGGCGAGATCACCTACACCCCGCACGCCGAAGCCATCGCAACGCGCAAGCACCTCGAACCCGACCTCTTCCGCTTGGTGCAGATGCTGGCCGTGTGA
- a CDS encoding IS4 family transposase, which translates to MAPRAKRKTNRGILVTVRRCLASDALRETFRRSPKDFTRQRKMPFKKVVLFMLSLSRRSPQLELTGFVRAFADGVRNVSGSAFNQSRRKVEPGVFKELMRVMNQEFYTDNDERVKRWQGFRLLATDGSIINLPHTKELGEHYGGASNQHGNRTVQARCSVLYDVLNNMVLHGTLSPWAVGERELALQHLHMCQEGDLMIYDRGYPSYALMSAVLERGAHFLIRCTHKFNQQVIDFVAGGLHSHTVPMGAGKNTQHGRGPQSNDRINVRMVKVLLDNGELEVLLTSLTDEQRYATAVFKELYAKRWGVERFYNTIKNIARVEHFTGHTDVVIQQDFHAALFMCNLHALLLDEAQDQLPAEHPARKLSYKINNNVSFGYMKQEVMRIMAQEDDEQTMRDLSELFLSTTVPIRPGRTFPRDRDKYRTRDKPVYLTNSKPAL; encoded by the coding sequence ATGGCACCAAGAGCGAAGCGCAAGACCAACCGTGGGATCCTCGTAACAGTGAGAAGATGTTTGGCCAGCGACGCATTGAGGGAGACCTTCAGGCGCTCGCCCAAAGACTTCACACGCCAACGCAAGATGCCCTTCAAGAAGGTGGTGCTCTTCATGCTGAGCCTCTCGCGGCGCAGCCCGCAGCTGGAACTCACGGGCTTCGTGCGCGCCTTCGCCGACGGGGTGCGCAACGTATCGGGCAGTGCCTTCAACCAGAGCAGAAGGAAGGTGGAGCCCGGGGTGTTCAAGGAACTCATGCGAGTGATGAACCAAGAGTTCTACACCGACAACGACGAGCGTGTGAAGCGCTGGCAAGGCTTTCGGCTCCTGGCCACCGACGGGTCCATCATCAACCTGCCGCATACCAAGGAACTGGGCGAGCACTACGGCGGCGCGAGCAACCAGCACGGCAACCGCACGGTGCAGGCGCGTTGCTCGGTGCTCTACGATGTGCTCAACAACATGGTGCTCCATGGCACGCTATCGCCCTGGGCGGTGGGCGAACGTGAACTGGCCTTGCAGCACTTGCACATGTGCCAAGAGGGCGACCTGATGATCTACGACCGCGGCTATCCCAGCTATGCGCTCATGTCGGCGGTGCTGGAGCGCGGAGCGCATTTCCTGATCCGTTGCACCCACAAGTTCAACCAGCAGGTGATCGACTTCGTGGCCGGTGGCCTGCACTCGCACACCGTGCCCATGGGCGCTGGCAAGAACACCCAGCACGGTCGTGGTCCGCAGAGCAATGATCGCATCAACGTACGCATGGTGAAGGTGTTGCTGGACAATGGCGAACTGGAAGTGCTGCTCACATCCTTGACCGATGAACAGCGCTATGCGACGGCCGTCTTCAAAGAGTTGTACGCCAAGCGCTGGGGCGTGGAGCGCTTCTACAACACCATCAAGAACATCGCCCGTGTGGAGCACTTCACCGGACACACCGATGTGGTCATCCAGCAGGATTTCCATGCAGCGCTTTTCATGTGCAACCTGCACGCCCTGCTCCTCGACGAGGCGCAGGACCAGTTGCCCGCCGAGCACCCCGCGCGCAAGCTCTCCTACAAGATCAACAACAACGTGTCCTTCGGCTACATGAAGCAGGAGGTGATGCGCATCATGGCCCAAGAGGACGATGAGCAGACCATGCGCGACCTGTCCGAGCTGTTCCTCTCCACCACCGTGCCCATCCGCCCAGGCCGCACTTTCCCACGCGATCGCGACAAGTACCGCACACGCGACAAGCCCGTCTATCTCACCAACTCCAAACCGGCCCTGTGA
- the pyrR gene encoding bifunctional pyr operon transcriptional regulator/uracil phosphoribosyltransferase PyrR yields MRPVTLLDSHAFGLTVTRLCHQLIEDHGDLRNTALIGLQPRGVLLCQRLRKELQVITKRELLCGELDITFHRDDFRQRAVTATPSSTNINFSLDGRHVVLVDDVLFTGRTIRAGLDALLSFGRPASVQLLVLIDRRFSRELPIQPDYVGRWVDSIADQRVSVEWKETDGKDRVLIHENASSASERHAPKAPVNDP; encoded by the coding sequence ATGCGCCCCGTCACCCTGCTGGACAGCCATGCCTTCGGGCTTACGGTGACGCGGTTGTGCCACCAGCTCATCGAAGACCACGGCGACCTGCGCAATACGGCCCTTATCGGTCTGCAGCCGCGCGGTGTGCTGTTGTGCCAGCGGTTGCGGAAAGAGCTGCAAGTGATCACCAAGCGCGAACTGCTCTGCGGCGAGCTGGACATCACCTTCCACCGCGACGACTTCCGCCAACGCGCGGTGACGGCCACGCCCAGCAGCACCAACATCAACTTCAGCCTCGATGGCCGCCATGTGGTGCTGGTGGATGATGTGCTCTTCACCGGCCGCACCATCCGTGCCGGGCTCGACGCCCTGCTCTCGTTCGGCCGCCCGGCCAGCGTGCAACTGCTGGTGCTCATCGACCGCCGCTTCAGCCGTGAGCTGCCCATACAACCCGACTACGTGGGCCGCTGGGTGGACAGCATCGCCGACCAGCGGGTGAGCGTGGAGTGGAAGGAAACCGATGGAAAGGACCGCGTGCTCATCCATGAGAACGCATCTTCGGCCAGCGAACGCCACGCACCCAAAGCCCCCGTCAACGACCCGTGA
- a CDS encoding aspartate carbamoyltransferase catalytic subunit, with protein MTEQLSTRHLLGITDLTAEDIDLIFRTADGFKEVLARPIKKVPSLRDITIANLFFENSTRTRISFELAEKRLSADVINFSSSSSSTKKGETLIDTVNNILAMKVDMVVMRHPDPGAAQFLSRHVEASIVNAGDGTHEHPTQALLDAYSIREKLGKVKGVKVLIVGDILHSRVALSNIHCLKKLGAEVMLCGPTTLMPKHVDSLGVRVEHDLDKALIWCDVANMLRIQLERQGSDGIANFPSLREYAMLFGLDKARYDRTRQAAKGKPLVIMHPGPINRGVEITSEVADHADSIILDQVENGVAIRMAVLYLLAGRLGKAS; from the coding sequence GTGACCGAGCAACTGAGCACCCGCCATCTGCTGGGCATCACCGACCTGACGGCCGAGGACATCGACCTCATTTTCCGCACGGCCGACGGGTTCAAGGAGGTGCTGGCGCGGCCCATCAAGAAGGTGCCTTCGCTGCGCGACATCACCATCGCCAACCTTTTCTTCGAGAACAGCACGCGCACGCGCATCAGCTTCGAACTCGCCGAGAAGCGCCTCAGTGCGGATGTCATCAACTTCAGCAGCAGCAGCAGCAGCACCAAGAAAGGCGAAACCCTCATCGACACGGTGAACAACATCCTGGCGATGAAGGTGGACATGGTGGTGATGCGCCATCCCGACCCCGGCGCCGCCCAGTTCCTGAGCCGCCATGTGGAAGCCAGCATCGTGAACGCCGGCGACGGCACCCACGAGCATCCCACGCAGGCACTGCTCGATGCCTACAGCATCCGCGAGAAACTGGGGAAGGTGAAAGGCGTGAAGGTCCTCATCGTGGGCGACATCCTCCACAGCCGGGTGGCCCTCAGCAACATCCACTGCCTGAAGAAACTGGGTGCCGAAGTGATGCTCTGTGGCCCAACCACCTTGATGCCCAAACACGTGGATAGCCTCGGGGTGCGGGTGGAGCACGATCTGGACAAGGCGCTGATCTGGTGCGACGTGGCCAACATGCTCCGCATCCAACTGGAGCGGCAGGGGAGCGACGGCATCGCCAACTTCCCAAGCCTGCGGGAGTACGCGATGCTCTTCGGTCTCGACAAAGCGCGCTACGACCGCACCCGTCAGGCAGCGAAAGGCAAGCCTTTGGTCATCATGCACCCGGGACCTATCAACCGAGGGGTGGAGATAACTTCAGAAGTGGCCGACCATGCGGACAGCATCATCCTGGACCAGGTGGAAAACGGCGTGGCCATTAGGATGGCCGTGCTTTACCTGCTGGCCGGGCGCCTGGGGAAGGCAAGTTGA
- a CDS encoding STAS domain-containing protein encodes MNFTIEDKGKYTLIRSNVDKLDTTCAPELKSELVYLNKTGVRNAIIDLTNTRYCDSSGLSALLVANRLCKSVGGSLVVCGLQEPVQKLVQISQLESVLSITPTLSEASDLLYMEEIEKDVKNDQ; translated from the coding sequence ATGAACTTCACCATCGAGGACAAGGGCAAATACACGTTGATACGCAGCAACGTGGACAAGCTCGACACCACCTGTGCGCCCGAACTGAAGAGCGAGCTGGTGTACCTGAACAAGACCGGCGTACGCAACGCCATCATCGACCTTACCAACACGCGCTACTGCGACAGCAGTGGACTGAGCGCCCTGCTGGTGGCCAACCGCCTCTGCAAGAGCGTGGGCGGCTCGCTTGTTGTATGCGGCCTGCAGGAGCCTGTGCAGAAGCTGGTGCAGATCAGCCAGCTCGAAAGCGTGCTCTCCATTACCCCAACCCTGAGCGAAGCCTCCGACCTCCTGTACATGGAAGAGATCGAGAAGGACGTGAAGAACGATCAATGA
- a CDS encoding T9SS type A sorting domain-containing protein — translation MKKTLLAALFVVAASAASAQCTPDPLYADSIFGVWPDTIEDFASGVINVPYSDQLDLIIPTDAGDIDPNLAGTMIDSVALDSIEGLPPGLAIACNSHTGAACTYLSGVQGCGVIQGTPTAVGSYPMTIYVTGYSVLFGFPISFPYTFTGYEITIGAASVNELPVAINGALNTPNPFRDRTSIEWNLSKAADTQVKVFNLLGEKLWSQTVQAKAGANKLQFDGSLLEAGIYLYEVQAGDRKFTGRMILHR, via the coding sequence ATGAAGAAGACACTACTCGCCGCCCTGTTCGTCGTTGCTGCCAGTGCAGCTTCCGCCCAGTGCACCCCTGACCCGCTCTACGCCGACAGCATCTTCGGTGTGTGGCCTGACACCATCGAGGATTTTGCGTCGGGCGTGATCAACGTTCCCTACAGCGACCAGCTTGATCTGATCATCCCGACCGACGCCGGCGACATCGACCCGAACCTGGCCGGGACAATGATCGATAGCGTGGCATTGGACAGCATCGAGGGTCTGCCCCCGGGCCTGGCCATTGCGTGCAACAGCCACACTGGCGCTGCGTGCACCTATTTGAGCGGCGTGCAGGGTTGTGGTGTCATCCAAGGGACGCCAACGGCCGTGGGTTCCTATCCCATGACCATTTACGTCACCGGGTACAGTGTCTTGTTCGGCTTCCCGATCTCCTTCCCCTACACGTTCACCGGCTATGAGATCACCATCGGTGCGGCCAGCGTGAACGAACTGCCCGTGGCCATCAATGGTGCGCTGAACACCCCGAATCCTTTCCGCGACCGCACCTCCATCGAATGGAACCTTTCAAAGGCAGCGGATACCCAGGTAAAGGTGTTCAACCTGCTCGGCGAGAAGCTCTGGTCACAAACCGTTCAAGCCAAGGCAGGTGCGAACAAGCTGCAGTTCGATGGTAGCCTCTTGGAGGCTGGCATCTACCTCTACGAAGTGCAGGCCGGCGACCGGAAGTTCACCGGGCGCATGATCCTGCACCGCTGA